In one Pseudomonas sp. MM211 genomic region, the following are encoded:
- a CDS encoding VOC family protein: MATLPRINFTHTGTFCSDLDNMVEFYCSKLGFVISDKGVASTGHRLFFMTQNPEVHHQLVLFDGKPTDLPFNPINQLSFLLDSLDDLRAYYAFAKANGLGPLDQVDHGNAWSMYFKDPEGNPIEMYVDAPFYTNQPCREPLDLEQSSEQILATTEAMCRRRPGFQTREQWIESTRQRIAEQRVSW; this comes from the coding sequence ATGGCCACCCTGCCCCGCATCAACTTCACCCACACCGGCACCTTCTGCAGCGACCTGGACAACATGGTCGAGTTCTACTGCAGCAAACTGGGCTTCGTCATCAGCGACAAGGGAGTGGCCTCTACCGGCCATCGCCTGTTCTTCATGACCCAAAATCCGGAGGTGCACCACCAACTGGTGCTGTTCGACGGCAAGCCGACGGATCTGCCGTTCAACCCGATCAACCAGCTGTCCTTCCTGCTCGATAGCCTGGACGATCTCAGGGCCTACTACGCCTTTGCCAAGGCCAACGGCCTAGGCCCGCTTGATCAGGTTGACCATGGCAACGCCTGGTCGATGTACTTCAAGGATCCGGAAGGCAACCCCATCGAGATGTATGTGGACGCACCCTTCTACACCAACCAGCCATGCCGCGAGCCGCTGGATCTGGAGCAGAGCAGCGAGCAGATTCTCGCCACCACCGAAGCCATGTGTCGACGTCGGCCGGGCTTCCAGACCCGCGAACAATGGATCGAGTCGACCCGCCAGCGCATCGCCGAGCAACGCGTCAGCTGGTGA
- a CDS encoding fumarylacetoacetate hydrolase family protein: MKLVSFHLNGRAGYGAVVGERVVDLGAHFADIPDLATLLASPTQLTKARELTATAQGEYALTDVTLAPVIPAPGKVICVGINYVAHAEEAGRKVGKHPVIFQRFAETLQAHGAPLVRPKVSQEFDFEAELAVVIGKGGSHIAPEDAMDHVAGYTCFNDASVRDWQFHTHQYGMGKTFRFTGALGPWLVTADEIADYRELQVRGILNGEQLQEGNLSELAFDIPQLISYVSQALDWNPGDILATGTPSGIGFKRNPPIFLKPGDVFEVMISQIGTLSNPVIDEA, encoded by the coding sequence ATGAAACTCGTTTCCTTCCACCTCAACGGTCGAGCCGGGTATGGCGCCGTCGTTGGCGAACGGGTCGTCGACCTGGGCGCTCACTTCGCCGATATCCCCGATCTGGCCACCTTGCTCGCCTCCCCGACACAGCTGACCAAGGCTCGCGAGCTGACGGCCACCGCCCAGGGTGAGTACGCACTCACCGACGTCACCCTGGCACCGGTCATCCCGGCACCCGGCAAAGTCATCTGCGTGGGCATCAACTATGTCGCCCATGCTGAAGAGGCCGGTCGCAAGGTCGGCAAGCACCCGGTGATCTTCCAGCGCTTCGCCGAAACCCTGCAGGCCCACGGCGCGCCGCTGGTACGCCCGAAGGTGTCTCAGGAATTCGATTTCGAGGCCGAGCTGGCGGTGGTAATCGGCAAAGGCGGCTCACACATCGCCCCGGAAGACGCCATGGATCACGTGGCTGGCTACACCTGCTTCAACGATGCCAGCGTGCGCGACTGGCAGTTCCACACCCACCAATACGGCATGGGCAAAACCTTCCGCTTCACCGGCGCGCTGGGCCCCTGGCTGGTGACCGCAGACGAGATTGCCGACTATCGCGAACTGCAGGTTCGCGGCATTCTCAATGGCGAGCAGTTGCAGGAGGGCAACCTGTCCGAACTGGCGTTCGACATTCCACAGCTCATTTCATACGTCTCCCAGGCACTGGACTGGAACCCCGGCGACATCCTCGCCACCGGGACACCCAGCGGTATCGGCTTCAAGCGCAACCCGCCGATCTTCCTCAAGCCTGGAGACGTATTCGAAGTGATGATCAGCCAGATCGGCACCTTGAGTAATCCGGTCATCGACGAAGCCTGA
- a CDS encoding amino acid synthesis family protein, whose product MALVKVRKFKLDIEDVLHERGPVAAQPLRVAVATAVIENPYAGRYEEDLLPFMQELRALGSDLSQRLVDVLGGADKVQAYGKAAIVGEDGELEHGAVWHEAGGWAMRALLGEPKAIVPAAKTIGGPGCRLMMPLGHIHAAYVRSHFGVAEVTLWDGPRRNEIAFALAMASGGRIHARLGGLAAADVKGEDGLR is encoded by the coding sequence ATGGCATTGGTGAAAGTCCGCAAATTCAAGCTGGATATCGAAGACGTCCTTCATGAGCGTGGCCCTGTGGCTGCTCAACCGCTGAGGGTCGCAGTGGCCACGGCGGTGATCGAAAACCCCTATGCCGGGCGTTACGAAGAGGATCTGCTGCCGTTCATGCAGGAGCTGCGGGCACTGGGCTCGGATCTTTCGCAACGCCTGGTCGATGTGCTAGGCGGTGCAGACAAGGTGCAGGCCTATGGCAAGGCCGCCATCGTTGGTGAAGATGGCGAGCTGGAGCACGGCGCTGTGTGGCATGAGGCAGGTGGCTGGGCCATGCGCGCACTGCTTGGCGAACCCAAGGCCATCGTCCCGGCGGCCAAGACCATTGGCGGCCCGGGTTGCCGATTGATGATGCCGCTGGGGCACATTCATGCCGCTTATGTGCGTAGCCATTTCGGGGTGGCCGAGGTGACGCTATGGGACGGCCCGCGCCGCAACGAGATCGCCTTCGCGCTGGCCATGGCCAGCGGTGGCCGTATCCATGCCCGCCTGGGCGGGCTCGCCGCCGCTGACGTCAAGGGTGAAGACGGGCTGCGCTGA
- a CDS encoding alcohol dehydrogenase catalytic domain-containing protein, translating to MTTKMMRAARMYEGGKPMEIEQLAVPSIRPTEVLVRVKACGIVPNLHNILTNWKSWFPHLPLPQLPAVFGLDPTGVIESVGEQVYDFKPGDRVYVNPARYCGSCRACRAGNTTACTAYTFNGYFGFTARSPRMFEDYPYGGLCEFMPAPQYSLVKLPDNMAFETAARLGYLGTAYRALLKAKVGPGSTILINGISGTLGLGAVALALAMGVRRILGTARNEALFQRVKDLAAPGRIQIHTLGKGSTAQWVNEVTHGEGLDAVIDALGPGAPAESLIDAFKGLHRGGHLINIGAVSGPVPLDLHWMMDNDIQLSGSAWFTTGQGQDMADMVESGALDLSFFEHSVFSLDEVNQAISGIENRNGGFGNYVICP from the coding sequence ATGACCACAAAGATGATGCGGGCCGCGCGTATGTACGAGGGCGGCAAACCGATGGAGATCGAGCAGCTTGCGGTTCCCTCCATTCGTCCTACCGAGGTGCTGGTGCGGGTCAAAGCCTGCGGCATCGTGCCGAATCTGCACAATATTCTCACCAACTGGAAAAGCTGGTTCCCGCACCTGCCGCTGCCGCAGCTGCCGGCGGTGTTCGGGCTGGATCCGACCGGCGTCATCGAGTCGGTCGGCGAGCAGGTCTACGACTTCAAGCCTGGTGACCGCGTGTACGTGAACCCGGCGCGCTACTGCGGTTCCTGCCGTGCCTGTCGCGCTGGTAATACCACTGCTTGCACGGCTTACACCTTCAATGGCTATTTCGGCTTCACTGCCCGCAGCCCACGGATGTTCGAGGACTATCCCTACGGCGGTCTGTGCGAGTTCATGCCGGCGCCGCAGTACAGCCTGGTCAAGCTGCCAGACAACATGGCCTTCGAGACCGCCGCGCGCCTGGGGTATCTGGGTACCGCCTACCGGGCCTTGCTCAAGGCCAAGGTCGGGCCCGGCAGCACCATTCTCATCAACGGCATCAGCGGCACTCTCGGTCTTGGCGCGGTCGCCCTGGCACTGGCCATGGGCGTGCGGCGCATTCTCGGTACCGCCCGCAACGAGGCGCTGTTCCAGCGCGTGAAGGATCTGGCCGCCCCTGGCCGTATCCAGATTCATACCCTGGGCAAGGGCAGCACCGCGCAGTGGGTGAATGAGGTGACCCACGGTGAGGGCCTCGATGCAGTGATCGATGCGCTCGGCCCAGGCGCTCCGGCTGAAAGCCTGATCGATGCGTTCAAAGGCCTGCACCGCGGCGGCCATCTGATCAACATCGGTGCGGTGTCCGGGCCGGTGCCGCTGGATCTGCACTGGATGATGGACAACGACATTCAGCTCAGCGGCTCCGCCTGGTTCACCACCGGGCAGGGGCAGGACATGGCCGACATGGTGGAGTCCGGTGCGCTGGATCTGTCGTTCTTCGAGCACAGCGTATTTTCGCTGGATGAAGTCAACCAGGCCATCAGCGGGATCGAAAACCGCAACGGTGGTTTCGGTAACTACGTCATCTGTCCTTGA
- a CDS encoding cupin domain-containing protein — protein MQVRRIVTGHDEQGKAVFLADGPAPRAKNFQDMPGYGIAQLWATQPGSDAGRDLTLAGGSLVPGPGGTSLLFVSLPPDTVMAAPIDPQRAVAEMIENLPGLIDLFEVDDPAMHRSPAIDYGILLEGELWLELDDGEQRLLRPGDVVIQQGTRHAWRNRSQAVAKAVFFMVGAVPPAR, from the coding sequence ATGCAGGTAAGAAGAATCGTCACCGGGCACGATGAGCAAGGTAAGGCCGTATTCCTTGCCGATGGGCCAGCGCCACGCGCCAAGAATTTTCAGGACATGCCGGGCTACGGTATCGCGCAGTTATGGGCGACCCAGCCGGGCAGTGACGCAGGCCGCGATCTGACTCTGGCGGGTGGCTCGCTGGTTCCGGGGCCAGGCGGCACTTCGTTGCTGTTCGTCAGCCTGCCGCCGGATACGGTTATGGCAGCGCCCATCGATCCGCAGCGCGCCGTAGCGGAAATGATCGAGAACCTACCAGGGTTGATCGACCTCTTCGAAGTTGACGATCCGGCCATGCACCGTTCGCCAGCAATCGACTACGGCATATTGCTCGAAGGCGAGCTGTGGCTGGAGCTTGATGACGGCGAGCAGCGCCTGCTGCGGCCAGGTGATGTGGTTATTCAGCAGGGCACGCGACACGCCTGGCGCAATCGCTCACAGGCTGTCGCCAAAGCGGTATTTTTCATGGTGGGCGCGGTTCCTCCCGCTCGCTGA
- a CDS encoding acetyl-CoA C-acetyltransferase, whose protein sequence is MSNAVIVAAARTPIGRFQGILASESAVDLGALVIRAVLERSGLAADQVNEVIMGQVLTAGAGQNPARQSAIRGGLPYTVPAMTINKVCGSGLKAIQLAAQAIRCGDAEVVIAGGQESMSNAPYLLENARSGLRMGHGQLRDSMLHDGLWDAFNDYHMGITAENLAEQYGITREQQDAYALESQQRAVRAQSDGRFRQEIVPVPVKGKRGARLLVDSDEQPMSTASLESLARLRPTFQAEGSVTAGNASPLNDGAAAVILMSEEKARALGLPIMARIVAFASAGVDPTVMGIGPVFATDLCLHKAGWSLEQLDLIEANEAFAVQALALQRELGWDLQRVNVNGGAIALGHPLGASGCRVLVTLLHEMHRRDLRRGLATLCIGGGQGVALAIERDQEQRP, encoded by the coding sequence ATGAGCAACGCCGTAATCGTGGCAGCAGCGCGTACACCCATCGGACGTTTTCAGGGGATTCTGGCCAGCGAGTCGGCCGTCGATCTGGGCGCGCTGGTCATCCGCGCGGTACTCGAACGCAGCGGCCTGGCGGCCGATCAGGTCAATGAAGTGATCATGGGCCAGGTACTGACCGCCGGCGCCGGGCAGAACCCGGCGCGGCAGAGCGCGATTCGCGGCGGGCTGCCTTACACCGTGCCGGCGATGACCATCAACAAGGTCTGCGGCTCCGGTCTGAAGGCCATACAGCTGGCGGCCCAGGCGATTCGTTGTGGTGATGCCGAGGTAGTGATTGCCGGTGGCCAGGAGAGCATGAGTAACGCGCCTTACTTGCTGGAAAACGCCCGCAGCGGGCTGCGCATGGGCCACGGCCAGTTGCGTGACAGCATGCTCCACGACGGTTTGTGGGATGCCTTCAACGATTACCACATGGGCATTACCGCCGAGAACCTGGCGGAGCAGTACGGCATTACCCGTGAGCAGCAGGATGCCTATGCGCTCGAGTCACAGCAGCGGGCTGTACGTGCGCAGAGCGATGGGCGCTTTCGCCAGGAGATTGTTCCGGTTCCGGTGAAGGGCAAACGTGGCGCGCGGTTGCTGGTCGACAGTGACGAGCAACCGATGTCGACCGCCTCGCTGGAAAGTCTGGCTCGCCTGCGTCCTACGTTCCAGGCCGAGGGCAGCGTGACCGCCGGCAATGCATCACCGCTGAACGATGGCGCTGCAGCGGTGATCCTGATGAGCGAGGAAAAGGCCCGTGCCCTGGGGCTGCCAATCATGGCGCGCATCGTCGCGTTCGCCAGCGCCGGTGTCGACCCGACGGTGATGGGCATCGGCCCGGTGTTCGCCACCGACCTGTGCCTGCACAAGGCCGGCTGGAGCCTGGAACAGCTCGATCTGATCGAAGCCAACGAAGCCTTCGCGGTGCAGGCCCTGGCCTTGCAGCGTGAGTTGGGCTGGGATCTGCAACGCGTCAACGTCAACGGTGGTGCCATCGCCCTGGGCCATCCACTGGGTGCATCCGGCTGCCGGGTGCTGGTCACCCTGTTACACGAAATGCACCGGCGTGACCTGCGTCGTGGGCTTGCCACGCTGTGTATCGGTGGCGGCCAGGGCGTGGCATTGGCAATAGAACGTGATCAGGAGCAACGACCATGA
- a CDS encoding NADPH-dependent FMN reductase: MTTIHLLGLCGSLRRASSHEIILRTAAEELLPADVRLHLHPLHDIPLYNEDHDGDATPDAVRALREAARQADGVLLGSPEYNHGMSGVMNNALDWLSRPHGRSSLKEKPVLCFTASPAFTGGVRAQQQLNESLWAMQALLVPYPQIVIGSVGAKLREGRLEDEAARQFLRLGIETMVALIRRER, translated from the coding sequence ATGACGACTATCCATCTGCTGGGGCTGTGCGGCAGCCTGCGCCGCGCCTCCAGCCATGAAATCATCCTGCGTACGGCAGCCGAAGAGCTGCTCCCGGCCGATGTACGCCTGCATCTGCATCCGCTGCACGACATCCCGCTGTACAACGAAGACCATGATGGTGACGCCACGCCCGATGCCGTCCGCGCGCTGCGTGAGGCGGCGCGGCAGGCCGACGGCGTGTTGCTCGGTTCGCCGGAGTACAACCATGGCATGTCGGGGGTGATGAATAACGCCCTGGACTGGCTCTCCCGCCCCCACGGTCGCTCCTCCCTAAAGGAAAAGCCGGTGCTCTGCTTCACCGCGTCGCCGGCGTTCACCGGTGGCGTACGTGCCCAGCAGCAGCTCAACGAATCGCTCTGGGCGATGCAGGCGCTGTTGGTGCCTTATCCGCAGATCGTCATCGGCAGCGTAGGCGCCAAACTCAGGGAAGGTCGCCTCGAGGATGAGGCCGCAAGGCAGTTTCTCAGGTTGGGAATCGAAACGATGGTGGCGCTGATTCGCCGCGAACGCTGA
- a CDS encoding 2-keto-4-pentenoate hydratase, which produces MQNDAFDPVATAALLLKTWRAATLLDSLPAALRPHTVQQGYDAQDCLFKAAGGTRAGWKLGVGSPAAMRAAQLSRPLIGQLEAARCHPSGARLHLPMNGPLTIECEIAFVLARDIEPLPGRGVQPDDISHTCLTFEVVRSRFIDRKSVGWPSFTADNVGFEALIIGPPACTGLNLQVLRELAQTTVVHLNGEPKARTLHGDAATDPLNSLAALYAHAAERGETLRAGDIVSTGALCEPFDISGSGHELAARYLGNELTLSC; this is translated from the coding sequence ATGCAAAACGATGCATTCGACCCCGTTGCTACCGCTGCACTACTGCTGAAAACCTGGCGCGCCGCAACGCTGCTCGACAGCTTGCCCGCAGCACTGCGCCCGCATACGGTGCAGCAGGGCTACGACGCGCAGGACTGCCTGTTCAAGGCAGCGGGCGGTACCCGAGCCGGCTGGAAGCTGGGCGTCGGCAGCCCCGCAGCCATGCGTGCGGCGCAACTGTCGCGGCCTCTGATAGGCCAGCTGGAAGCGGCTCGCTGCCACCCCAGCGGTGCACGGCTGCATCTGCCCATGAACGGGCCACTGACCATCGAATGCGAGATCGCCTTCGTGCTCGCCCGGGATATCGAACCGCTGCCGGGCCGTGGCGTGCAGCCCGATGACATCAGCCATACCTGCCTGACCTTCGAAGTGGTGCGCTCACGCTTCATCGACCGCAAAAGCGTCGGCTGGCCAAGCTTCACGGCGGACAACGTCGGTTTCGAAGCACTGATCATCGGCCCACCCGCCTGCACAGGCCTCAACCTGCAGGTGCTGCGCGAACTCGCGCAAACGACCGTGGTGCACCTGAACGGCGAGCCCAAAGCTCGGACGCTGCACGGCGATGCCGCCACCGATCCGCTGAACTCACTGGCCGCCCTCTACGCCCACGCCGCCGAACGGGGCGAGACGCTGCGCGCAGGCGACATCGTGTCCACCGGCGCGCTGTGCGAACCCTTCGATATCAGCGGTAGCGGCCATGAACTGGCGGCGCGTTACCTAGGCAACGAACTGACGCTGTCATGCTGA
- a CDS encoding NAD(P)-dependent oxidoreductase — translation MPIAFIGLGQMGRPMAINLLHDHPGLLVSSASGRAYPELIDLGAQATDDRRRLAQCDLVFLSLPNATVIRELLFAADGLVQWMRPGSIVVDTSTVDYQQTLAIESELATRGIHFMDAPVSGMPSRAADGSLTIMCGGSEALFADVQPYLQSMATTIMHMGVAGSGQLTKLINQLLYDINCAALAEILPMAVKLGLDAEKVSAVVNNGTGRSHASSYFLPHILAGRFDSAYPLDHAYKDLTSAARLSADLGIPLPLLSAATAIYQTALLQGHGSDDKGAMIKVYERLLNVEFRAAPATAHVAPTLPH, via the coding sequence ATGCCTATCGCCTTTATCGGTCTCGGACAGATGGGTCGGCCGATGGCCATCAACCTGCTCCACGATCACCCCGGCCTGCTGGTCAGTTCCGCCAGTGGCCGCGCCTACCCCGAGTTGATCGACCTGGGCGCACAAGCCACCGATGATCGGCGGCGCCTGGCGCAATGCGATCTGGTCTTTCTGTCCCTACCCAATGCAACAGTGATCAGGGAACTGCTGTTCGCGGCAGACGGCCTTGTACAGTGGATGCGCCCGGGAAGCATCGTCGTCGACACCAGCACCGTCGATTACCAGCAAACCCTGGCGATCGAAAGCGAGCTGGCGACGCGTGGCATCCACTTCATGGATGCGCCGGTATCCGGCATGCCGTCACGGGCGGCCGACGGCAGCCTGACAATCATGTGCGGCGGCAGCGAGGCTTTGTTCGCGGATGTGCAGCCGTACCTGCAGAGCATGGCCACGACCATCATGCACATGGGCGTAGCGGGTAGCGGGCAACTGACCAAGCTGATCAACCAATTGCTCTACGACATCAATTGCGCGGCGCTGGCGGAAATTCTGCCCATGGCGGTCAAGCTTGGCCTGGATGCCGAGAAGGTCAGCGCCGTGGTCAACAACGGCACCGGGCGTAGCCATGCGTCCAGCTATTTTCTGCCACACATCCTCGCCGGCCGCTTCGACAGCGCCTACCCGCTCGATCACGCCTACAAGGATCTCACCAGTGCAGCACGCCTCAGCGCGGATCTGGGCATTCCGCTGCCGCTGCTCTCGGCTGCCACAGCGATCTACCAGACGGCTTTGCTGCAGGGCCATGGCAGCGACGACAAGGGCGCCATGATCAAGGTCTACGAACGACTGCTGAACGTGGAATTTCGCGCCGCGCCTGCGACCGCGCACGTAGCGCCCACTCTGCCTCATTGA
- a CDS encoding LysR family transcriptional regulator, translated as MNLRALKCCVEIARLGSFTRAAEAMHIAQPALSMAVTRLEEELGVVLFNRAARQITVTAEGQVFLERVAKALLELDMARQELGDMADLQRGEIRLGVPPMFGIHYMPELLSAFRQAYPGIVMSVFEGSADEIGRLLEARQIDLALLESRRVSSAWESVLLGTDEMVLCMNEQHPLAGEARLPAGRLQDVDMVVFDQSFLQRHLLDAFCAEGGVTYRIALQSNFVSLVTRATFDGLGISTLLRSVQQGEPGIVGVPFEPALSMSFRLCWRANEYLSLANRRFVEFAQHAGFFGRAAG; from the coding sequence GTGAACCTGAGAGCGTTGAAGTGCTGTGTGGAAATTGCCAGGCTGGGCAGCTTCACCAGAGCGGCCGAGGCGATGCATATCGCCCAGCCAGCACTGAGCATGGCCGTGACCCGCCTCGAAGAAGAGCTGGGTGTGGTGCTCTTCAACCGCGCCGCGCGGCAGATCACCGTTACCGCCGAAGGCCAGGTGTTTCTGGAACGTGTCGCCAAGGCGCTGCTGGAGCTGGATATGGCGCGCCAGGAGCTGGGTGACATGGCCGACCTGCAGCGCGGCGAGATACGCCTCGGCGTGCCACCCATGTTCGGCATCCATTACATGCCGGAGCTGCTCAGCGCCTTTCGTCAGGCGTATCCGGGCATCGTCATGAGCGTGTTCGAAGGCAGTGCCGACGAAATCGGTCGGCTGCTCGAGGCGCGGCAGATCGACCTCGCCCTGCTCGAATCACGGCGGGTGAGCAGCGCCTGGGAATCGGTGCTGCTCGGCACTGACGAAATGGTGCTGTGCATGAACGAACAGCATCCCCTCGCCGGTGAGGCACGACTGCCGGCAGGGCGTCTGCAGGATGTGGATATGGTGGTGTTCGACCAGAGCTTTCTGCAGCGCCACCTGCTCGATGCATTTTGCGCTGAGGGTGGAGTGACCTACCGCATCGCCCTGCAAAGCAACTTCGTGTCCCTGGTGACCCGGGCGACCTTCGATGGACTGGGCATTTCCACCCTGTTGCGCTCGGTGCAGCAGGGCGAGCCCGGTATCGTCGGTGTGCCCTTCGAACCAGCGCTGAGCATGAGTTTCAGGTTGTGCTGGCGAGCCAACGAATACCTGTCGCTGGCCAACCGACGCTTCGTCGAGTTCGCCCAGCATGCAGGCTTTTTCGGGCGTGCGGCAGGTTGA
- a CDS encoding PAS domain-containing protein — translation MISDDAEALRQRLQALEDENAQLKARLAASEGQSWAVDREIRFQKIFEQAPAAMAVLRGEQLSFEHINPAYQRVLGLGDVTGKSAREVLAGRIERRFIDLMEEAYRRGRPVRARNFQMPGKDGYQLDFLYLPQFDAHGQVDGIFVQEIDIAEQRRVENAFAQERERYEFLFSTMDEGFCVIEFFDGPHGPLSDYIHIEANPAYAEHAGIRNVVGQKLREMVGEEADSWVARYGHVLYTGESIRFEQELVATGRHLEVSAFRVGPASRKQVAVLFQDITQRKNAEASLRQLNETLELRVRDANEARRVLAGVVDSSDALIFIMGFDYRWIAINGSGMREFEQVFGVCPQIGDSMKDNLADQPENLAAVLAPWERALAGEEFDVVVPFEAAEGTRHYEMHFSRLNDTDGRQIGAYQFVYDITDRLREQERLSVVEDALRQSQKMEAFGQLTGGIAHDFNNLLTSISGSLELLQMRLSQGRLSDVDRYVSAAQSAARRASALTHRLLAFSRRQTLDPKPTNVNRLVVGMEELIRRSVGPHITTEVALAAGLWSSFIDGPQLENALLNLCLNARDAMPNGGRLTIETGNKWIDEYASRGRNVPPGQYLSLCVTDTGTGMSEEVIERAFEPFFTTKPMGEGTGLGLSMVYGFVRQSGGQVCIYSEVGQGTTMCLYLPRYYDSDEEETEPTSQSSSPRTDSRETIMVVDDEPAIRMLVIEVLEELGYTTLEAGDGAAGLKILQSDVRIDLLVTDVGLPGGMNGRQLADLARVERPALKVLFITGYAENSVIGNGHLAPGMRLLTKPFTMEAVANRIHEMIASDRLV, via the coding sequence GTGATATCTGATGACGCCGAAGCGCTTCGGCAGCGGCTGCAAGCACTCGAAGACGAAAACGCCCAACTGAAAGCCAGGCTGGCTGCATCCGAAGGCCAGAGCTGGGCTGTCGATCGCGAGATCCGGTTTCAGAAGATCTTCGAGCAGGCGCCTGCGGCGATGGCCGTGCTGCGCGGCGAGCAACTGTCCTTCGAACACATCAATCCAGCTTATCAGCGCGTGCTGGGCCTGGGCGATGTGACGGGAAAATCGGCACGTGAAGTGCTGGCCGGGCGCATCGAGCGACGCTTTATCGACCTGATGGAAGAGGCCTACCGACGCGGTCGCCCGGTGCGGGCACGTAATTTCCAGATGCCCGGTAAAGACGGCTATCAACTGGATTTTCTCTACCTGCCACAGTTCGATGCCCATGGGCAGGTCGACGGCATCTTCGTCCAGGAAATCGACATCGCCGAGCAGCGCCGGGTCGAGAACGCGTTCGCTCAGGAGCGCGAGCGCTACGAATTTCTGTTCAGCACCATGGACGAAGGCTTCTGCGTCATCGAGTTCTTCGACGGCCCCCATGGCCCGCTCAGCGACTACATCCACATCGAGGCCAACCCGGCCTATGCCGAACACGCGGGTATCCGCAACGTGGTCGGCCAGAAGCTGCGCGAGATGGTCGGTGAGGAAGCCGACAGCTGGGTGGCGCGCTATGGCCACGTGCTGTACACCGGCGAGTCGATTCGCTTCGAGCAGGAGCTGGTCGCTACCGGCCGTCACCTTGAAGTCAGCGCCTTTCGTGTCGGCCCGGCCAGTCGCAAGCAGGTAGCGGTGCTGTTCCAGGACATCACCCAACGCAAGAACGCCGAGGCCTCGCTGCGTCAGCTCAACGAAACCCTGGAGCTGCGCGTGCGCGATGCCAACGAGGCGCGCCGGGTGCTGGCCGGGGTGGTGGATAGCTCCGATGCACTGATCTTCATCATGGGCTTCGACTACCGCTGGATCGCCATCAACGGCTCGGGCATGCGCGAGTTCGAGCAGGTCTTCGGCGTGTGCCCGCAGATCGGCGACAGTATGAAGGACAACCTCGCCGATCAACCCGAGAACTTGGCTGCCGTGCTCGCGCCCTGGGAGCGTGCACTGGCCGGTGAAGAATTCGATGTGGTGGTGCCTTTCGAGGCCGCAGAGGGTACCCGCCATTACGAAATGCATTTCAGCCGCCTGAACGATACCGACGGCCGCCAGATCGGCGCCTACCAGTTCGTCTACGACATCACCGATCGCCTGCGTGAGCAAGAGCGCCTGAGCGTGGTGGAAGATGCACTGCGTCAGTCGCAGAAGATGGAAGCGTTCGGCCAGTTGACTGGCGGCATCGCCCACGACTTCAACAACCTGCTGACCAGTATCAGTGGCTCCCTGGAGCTGTTGCAGATGCGCCTTAGCCAGGGCCGCCTGAGCGATGTCGATCGCTACGTCAGCGCCGCGCAGAGTGCCGCACGGCGCGCCTCGGCGCTGACCCATCGGCTGCTGGCCTTCTCGCGTCGGCAAACCCTCGACCCCAAACCGACCAACGTCAATCGTCTGGTGGTTGGCATGGAGGAGCTGATACGGCGCAGCGTGGGGCCGCACATCACCACCGAAGTGGCGCTGGCTGCCGGCCTGTGGTCGAGCTTCATCGACGGCCCGCAGCTGGAAAACGCGCTGCTCAATCTATGCCTGAATGCCCGTGATGCCATGCCCAACGGCGGTCGCCTGACCATCGAAACCGGCAACAAGTGGATCGACGAGTACGCCTCCCGCGGGCGCAACGTGCCGCCTGGCCAGTACCTGTCGCTGTGCGTCACCGACACCGGTACCGGCATGAGCGAGGAGGTGATCGAACGCGCCTTCGAGCCGTTCTTCACCACCAAGCCGATGGGCGAGGGCACCGGCCTCGGGCTGTCGATGGTGTACGGTTTCGTGCGCCAGTCCGGCGGGCAGGTGTGCATCTATTCCGAAGTCGGCCAGGGCACCACCATGTGCCTGTACCTGCCGCGTTACTACGACAGCGACGAAGAAGAGACCGAGCCGACAAGCCAGTCGAGCAGCCCGCGCACCGACTCGCGGGAAACCATCATGGTGGTCGATGACGAGCCGGCCATCCGTATGCTGGTCATCGAGGTGCTCGAGGAGCTGGGGTACACAACGCTCGAAGCCGGGGACGGGGCAGCGGGGCTGAAGATCCTGCAATCGGATGTGCGCATCGACCTTTTGGTGACGGATGTCGGCCTGCCCGGTGGCATGAACGGCCGGCAATTGGCTGACCTGGCGCGCGTCGAGCGGCCGGCGCTCAAGGTGCTGTTCATCACCGGCTATGCAGAGAACTCGGTGATCGGCAACGGCCATTTGGCCCCCGGCATGCGCCTGCTGACCAAGCCCTTCACCATGGAGGCAGTGGCCAACCGCATCCACGAGATGATCGCGAGCGACAGGTTGGTCTGA